Genomic DNA from uncultured Methanospirillum sp.:
AGCTCTGCTGCCTCTGCATTCAGTCCTTCCAGTTCGATATGAATATCCCGGAGAGCCTCTTCAAAATCAAACTCCTCATCCACCTCTTCAGGAGCAACACCCACATACCTCCCCGGAGTCAGGCTCCAGTCATTCGCCTCTATCTCTGCACGGGAGACCAATTTCACCAGTCCCGGAGTGTCCCGGTATCTTCCCTCAGGAAACCGGTCAACAAGCCAGTGAGCCTGTTTCCAGAAATACTTCACCTGTTTCAGATCAGAAACCAGATCGCTCCTGATACCTTCAGCCTCCTTCAGGGTCCGGTTCATATCACGCCCTGACCAGAGGTCATTATCTCTTGCCTGCCCATCCTTCTCACTGGACTCAATGAGCCGGTTTGCAAGTTTAGATATCAGATCTACCTGTGTAATCAGATTGTGACTGGAATCAGCAAGAGCAGAAAGCCGGTCAACTGCTTTCTTTAATTCTCCGTTCGAAGTATCCTGATTCTCCCAGAGCTTTCGTTCATGGGAGGTAGCCTTTGTAAATCCACCGGTATCATCAGAAAACCGTGAAACTTCACCGTCAAGATCGGAAAAGATCTCCCTGGCTGCATGGTCTTCAGGCAGCCTGATGATATACGGGCGTGCGGTATCGAGAAGAAGATTCATCTTTCGGCAGAACTGATTGAGGAGGTTCTCATCTCCTGAATGCACAGAAGATTCAGCCTCATTCAGCATGGTTTCACAGTATCGGGAGACCAGATCCAGGTACCGGTCCGTCTCACCCCGGAACAGCCATACGATAGCGAGGATGTTCTGCTCCTGCTCAGGGCTGAAATCGTAGATCTTTCTCGTCACTTTCCGAAAGACATTTCGTGCATCGATCATCAGGACCGAGTCTTTCATCTCCTCCGGCTTGGCCCTGCTTAAAAACCAGAGTTCACACGGGACCGTTCTCGTATAGAAGAAGTTCGACCTGATTGAGACCATGACCTCAACCGCCCCGGTCTCTACCAGTTTCTGCCTGACCTTCGCTTCGTCCCGTCCGGCACTTGACGCCTGGGAAGACATCACAAACCCGGCCCGGCCGTGATCGTTCAGATAGCTGTAAAAATAACTGATCCAGAGATAGTTCCCGTTTGAGACTTTATCATCCTTGTTCACTCCGGGAAGCCCGAACGGGAGCCGGGGATCGTTCTTCACCTTATCGGCATCCACTTCATCAACATTGAAGGGAGGATTTGCCATCACATAATCTGCTTTCGCAAAGAGTTCATGTGGATCCTGGTAATAGGTGATCGCCTTCAGGATATCACCTTCCAGACCGTGAACGGTCAGATTCATCTTGGCAAGCCTGATAGTGGTTGCATTCTTCTCCATGCCCTTGAACGTCAGATGCTCGGTCGGACTCTGATTGAGCCGTTCCACAAAATGAGCACTCTGAACAAACATCCCTCCTGAACCACAGGCAGGATCGAGGACGATTCCCTCTTTCGGTTCGATGACATTGGCGATAAGTGAGACAAGGGAGACAGGAGTGAAAAATTCTCCGTTGTCGTGGGCCTTCAGATCAGCAAACTGGGTGAGAAAATACTCATAAATCCTGCCAAACACATCACCGGATGCCTGTTTCAACTCATCAGGGTTCAGGATCTGAAGAGTCTGCTTCAGAACATCATTCTCCAGGGACCGGTATTCTTCCTTTGGGAGAACTCCTTCAAGAGCATAATCCTCTTCTATTGACTCCATCGCAGCGATGATTGCTCCGGCCCGATCGCTGCTATCAGGAAGAGAGACCAGGTAATCATACTGCGCTTCAGGGCGGAGATAGATAGCACTCTTCTGGGAGAAATCCTCCTTGGTCAGTGAGCGGGTTTTACCACCACGTTTGGGAAGAGTCTTTTCTATCTCATCCTTCACCATGAGATACCGGCTGTATGCATGACGAAGGAAGATAAGTCCCATCACCGGGAGGAAGTATTCATTGCTTGCAAAGTTGGAGTTGGCACGAAGATTATCAGCTGACTTCCAGAGACGTTTCTCGATGGCTTCGATGAGTTCTAGTTGTGGCATGGTATACGCTGGTTATCCCGGGGTGTGAGTAGTATCTGAATTCCATCACTCTTCACTTCTCACCTGTATTAACCATTCCGAAAAACTGGTAAAAAAGTCATTCGCCGGTTATCCTTATACCAGGATGTTTTTTTCGATTCCCTCACCCCCACATTCTGCTACCAGATACCACCAGATAATGCAATTAATTGCGATAACTAAAAAATGATATTGATAGCCTTCTGTCGTATATCCTTCCTATTCCGGATAGATCGCAAAACCCCGGGCAGGGGACCCGGACTCATAGACCTGGTCAGAGTTTATGAGGAATTCGACTGGGTACTTATCCGTAAACAATATTGGTATCAGGCGATACTGATCACGGCTTACCATGAGATCGGAGAACCTGTATCAGTATAAGGTGGCCAGGTCTTCTAACCTCCTGCCAAATAGCAGGGATATATATATCGAAAAATATAATGATCGACCTATACGAGCCTCTACAACTGGTGATTAAGTCTCCGTATGAAAGTTTTTCCAAGAACCCGGCAGGCGTAGTGAGATCTATGAACATACCTTATTTTATTGAGAAGAAGAGAGAATATGCGACCATATGCAGCAACCTGTTTTTCCTGCTGCTGACCGGATGTATATGCATAGTCGGAATCGGTTATACCATTGCTGATTCAGTGGTTATATCCAATAATTCGACATTCATCAATGACAGACCAACAAATTTCCCTTTCACTGATGTCGGGCTCCCTCCAGGTTTCAGTTATTCAGAAGATCCGGATATAAGGACACACCCTCATTTCAGACCAGATGGGGGTGAGGCTGGACATAATGGTACCAGCGTTTCTTCAAAGGCATCCCTACAGGAAAGAGAGGCCACAGATTCACAAGCAAATGCCATGGCCCTGAAACTCACATGGCAGAGATGCCTTGGAGGGTCAGATTTTGATTCACCCCGTTCGATACAACAGAGTTCAGACGGAGGATTCCTCATCGGAGGATTCGCTTGTTCTGCTGATGGCGATTGCGTAGATAATCATGGTTCGGAAGATTTTTTTGTCGCTAAAGTGGAGGCATCTGGGGATATTGCATGGAAAAAATGTTTTGGAGGGTCATTATATGAAGAAGCATATAAAATCATCTCCACGTCCGATGGTGGGTGCCTTGTAGGAGGAATTACCCCCTCGAATGATGGAGACGTCACCGGATACCATGGGGAGTTTGATATCTGGGTGGTAAAACTGGATGGATCAGGAAACCTGGTATGGCAGAAATGCCTCGGCGGATCATCGGAAGATTGGTTCAAATTCGTGACTCATACTGTTGATGGAGGATTCCTGATCGTAGGTTATTCCTATTCCAATGATGGAGACGTCACCGGAAACCATGGGGATCGTGACATCTGGGTAGTGAAACTCGATTCTTCAGGAGAACTCATATGGCAGAAATGTCTTGGGGGATCATTGGATGAAGCTCCCACTTCAGCCATACAGACCGCTGATGGAGGATTCCTCATCGGAGGAAACACATACTCATCAGATGGAGACGTCACCGGAAACCACGGCCAGACAGACTTCTGGGTGGTAAAACTGGATGGATCAGGAAACCTGGCATGGCAGAAATGTCTTGGGGGATCATATGATGAAACTCTCAATACAGCCATGCAGACCGCTGATGGAGGGTATCTGGTAGCCGGAGTCGCAACGTCCAATAATGGTAATGTATCAGGAAACTTTGGAGGTGGAGATATCTGGGCAGTGAAACTCGATTCTTCAGGAGAACTCATATGGCAGAAGTGTTTAGGAGGAACATTGTATGAAACTCCTTATTCACTCATTCAGACCACCGATGGAGGATTCCTCATCGGAGGATTCACATATTCACCTGATGGAGACGTCACCGGATACCATGGGGAGACAGATATCTGGGTGGTAAAACTGGATGGATCAGGAAACCTGGTATGGCAGAAATGTCTTGGGGGATCAGCGGATGAAGCTCCCACTTCAGCCATACAGACCGCTGATGGAGGATTCCTCATCGGAGGATACACATACTCAGATGATGGAGACGTCACCGGAAACCATGGGGAGACAGATATCTGGATAGTGAAACTAGACCCAGCCGGAGAACTGAAATGGCAGAAATGCATAGGGGGATCAGCGGATGAATCTTCCAAATCAATCATCCAGATTTCTGATAACCAGTATGTAGTCTGCGGAGGTGTATCTTCATCTGATGGAGATATTGTAGGAAATCATGGGGATTTTGACTACTGGCTGGGACTCATCAATGTAAACCATCAGGTAACTGCCACATCCGACTCCATGACAATCGCATATCCCCCCGGAACCCGGTCATATGAAGAAGGAACCGATGCAGCATACCTTGCACAGGCAAAACCGGGTGCAGATCTCGTGAATGTCTCGGTTGATGGCATTCAGGTTGGCCCGGTGAGCAACTGGACGTTCTCGCAGATCTCTTCCGATCATACCTTTGCAACAACAGGTCAGCTGACCCCGGGGCAGGTCCATGCATTCTTCACAGTTAACAAAACCTGGGGAGCTGTTCCACTGACTGTTCAGTTCACAAACCAGTCGCTTGGAGATCCGAGATCGTTCTTATGGAATTTCGGTGATGGAGAGACGTCAACCGAACAAGATCCGATCCATACCTATACAACTCCGGGAACATACTCTGTCACACTTCAGGCAAACAATGCCTGGACCGGAGGAGTAGCTACCTTATCCCATGCCCTGACCGCAACAGCCGGGATTGTTCCCTCTCCAACCCCGACACCGGTCCCGGGGGAGATAACCGCAGCATTTTCAGCAGACCGGACGAGAGATTCTGCTCCAATGCAGGTATTGTTTTCGGATCGGTCAACAGGAAACCCGACATCCTGGGTATGGAACTTTGGTGACGGAACCTTCTCTGCTTCGCAGAATACTACCCACATTTATTCGACCAAAGGGACGTATTCGGTCAGCCTTACCGCTCAGAACAGTGCCTATTCAGGCAGTATAGAAAA
This window encodes:
- a CDS encoding PKD domain-containing protein translates to MNIPYFIEKKREYATICSNLFFLLLTGCICIVGIGYTIADSVVISNNSTFINDRPTNFPFTDVGLPPGFSYSEDPDIRTHPHFRPDGGEAGHNGTSVSSKASLQEREATDSQANAMALKLTWQRCLGGSDFDSPRSIQQSSDGGFLIGGFACSADGDCVDNHGSEDFFVAKVEASGDIAWKKCFGGSLYEEAYKIISTSDGGCLVGGITPSNDGDVTGYHGEFDIWVVKLDGSGNLVWQKCLGGSSEDWFKFVTHTVDGGFLIVGYSYSNDGDVTGNHGDRDIWVVKLDSSGELIWQKCLGGSLDEAPTSAIQTADGGFLIGGNTYSSDGDVTGNHGQTDFWVVKLDGSGNLAWQKCLGGSYDETLNTAMQTADGGYLVAGVATSNNGNVSGNFGGGDIWAVKLDSSGELIWQKCLGGTLYETPYSLIQTTDGGFLIGGFTYSPDGDVTGYHGETDIWVVKLDGSGNLVWQKCLGGSADEAPTSAIQTADGGFLIGGYTYSDDGDVTGNHGETDIWIVKLDPAGELKWQKCIGGSADESSKSIIQISDNQYVVCGGVSSSDGDIVGNHGDFDYWLGLINVNHQVTATSDSMTIAYPPGTRSYEEGTDAAYLAQAKPGADLVNVSVDGIQVGPVSNWTFSQISSDHTFATTGQLTPGQVHAFFTVNKTWGAVPLTVQFTNQSLGDPRSFLWNFGDGETSTEQDPIHTYTTPGTYSVTLQANNAWTGGVATLSHALTATAGIVPSPTPTPVPGEITAAFSADRTRDSAPMQVLFSDRSTGNPTSWVWNFGDGTFSASQNTTHIYSTKGTYSVSLTAQNSAYSGSIEKSGYITVT
- a CDS encoding N-6 DNA methylase, encoding MPQLELIEAIEKRLWKSADNLRANSNFASNEYFLPVMGLIFLRHAYSRYLMVKDEIEKTLPKRGGKTRSLTKEDFSQKSAIYLRPEAQYDYLVSLPDSSDRAGAIIAAMESIEEDYALEGVLPKEEYRSLENDVLKQTLQILNPDELKQASGDVFGRIYEYFLTQFADLKAHDNGEFFTPVSLVSLIANVIEPKEGIVLDPACGSGGMFVQSAHFVERLNQSPTEHLTFKGMEKNATTIRLAKMNLTVHGLEGDILKAITYYQDPHELFAKADYVMANPPFNVDEVDADKVKNDPRLPFGLPGVNKDDKVSNGNYLWISYFYSYLNDHGRAGFVMSSQASSAGRDEAKVRQKLVETGAVEVMVSIRSNFFYTRTVPCELWFLSRAKPEEMKDSVLMIDARNVFRKVTRKIYDFSPEQEQNILAIVWLFRGETDRYLDLVSRYCETMLNEAESSVHSGDENLLNQFCRKMNLLLDTARPYIIRLPEDHAAREIFSDLDGEVSRFSDDTGGFTKATSHERKLWENQDTSNGELKKAVDRLSALADSSHNLITQVDLISKLANRLIESSEKDGQARDNDLWSGRDMNRTLKEAEGIRSDLVSDLKQVKYFWKQAHWLVDRFPEGRYRDTPGLVKLVSRAEIEANDWSLTPGRYVGVAPEEVDEEFDFEEALRDIHIELEGLNAEAAELAETIQKNFKELGI